In Candidatus Methanomethylicota archaeon, the sequence AAATTTAAGTTTCCATCCTCCTCCAGTAGAAGCTTCTTGTATAATGGTTTTAGGGGTTCTTCGAGTAGATACATGGCATAGCCAAGTATTAGTCCAGCTATGAAGGCAAATAGGAAGGTGTGTAGGTATCCATGTAATGGATATCTCAAATTAAAGATCATCACTATGAGTGGTTCAATATCAACAATAATATTTGCCAGTATGAATGTTGGTGCATGCATATGTTTCCTCAATGGTAAACCTAAGCCTAATCCTGGACCTATATGGAAGGGTGTGAATGGCATGATCGATGAAATTACTATGGTTTAAGCTGTAT encodes:
- a CDS encoding hydrolase; the encoded protein is MPFTPFHIGPGLGLGLPLRKHMHAPTFILANIIVDIEPLIVMIFNLRYPLHGYLHTFLFAFIAGLILGYAMYLLEEPLKPLYKKLLLEEDGNLNLRSFIFAGIFGMELHVLLDSPLYEEIKPLYPLTINPFYNPKLASEIYDICIWMGILGLAYYIWLIGLAIYRKLSS